A stretch of Thermotoga sp. SG1 DNA encodes these proteins:
- a CDS encoding L-threonylcarbamoyladenylate synthase produces the protein MTRVVKVNPLFPNERALKEAADLLKKGEVVVFPTETVYGIGADAYNEKACRKIFEIKGRPADNPLIVHICSFSQLEEVADGYEPFRKFLERFWPGPLTVILPKKSWRISNVVTAGLPTVAVRMPAHPVAMKLIEMLGDPIAAPSANLSGRPSATNVDHVVEDFMGRVSLILDAGNTPLGLESTIIDLSKEKPVLLRPGPVEVERLKEFFPNLVVPDFVKKGEFRGKPLAPGMKYRHYAPSKPLILVENLEKMKNVLKEFPDHVVICVEERKALYGDRIVVGSLKNPYSIAQNLFAALREAEKREKEYIIVEGLEERGILFAVMNRLRKAASRIVR, from the coding sequence ATGACCAGGGTCGTGAAGGTGAATCCTCTCTTTCCCAATGAAAGAGCCCTGAAAGAGGCCGCCGATCTTCTGAAAAAAGGGGAGGTTGTTGTCTTTCCGACAGAAACGGTCTACGGAATAGGGGCGGATGCTTACAACGAGAAAGCGTGCAGGAAGATATTCGAAATCAAGGGAAGACCCGCAGACAACCCTCTGATAGTCCACATATGTTCATTTTCCCAACTCGAAGAGGTGGCAGATGGGTACGAACCTTTCAGAAAGTTTCTGGAGAGATTCTGGCCTGGTCCTTTAACGGTCATACTTCCGAAGAAGTCCTGGAGAATTTCTAATGTGGTCACTGCGGGACTTCCCACGGTGGCTGTGAGAATGCCGGCTCACCCGGTGGCCATGAAACTGATAGAAATGCTGGGAGATCCCATTGCTGCCCCGAGTGCGAACCTGTCTGGAAGACCCAGCGCGACGAACGTGGATCACGTTGTGGAGGACTTCATGGGACGGGTGAGCCTGATACTGGACGCAGGGAACACACCGCTTGGCCTGGAATCCACCATAATAGATCTTTCAAAAGAAAAGCCTGTCCTTTTGAGGCCGGGCCCTGTAGAGGTTGAAAGACTGAAAGAGTTCTTCCCCAATCTTGTTGTACCGGATTTCGTGAAAAAAGGGGAGTTCAGAGGAAAACCTCTGGCACCGGGCATGAAATACCGTCACTACGCTCCCTCAAAGCCGTTGATACTCGTAGAAAACCTCGAGAAGATGAAGAACGTTTTGAAAGAGTTTCCCGATCACGTTGTGATATGTGTCGAAGAGAGGAAGGCCCTGTACGGAGACAGAATCGTCGTAGGTTCTTTGAAAAATCCCTACAGCATAGCGCAGAACCTCTTTGCAGCACTCAGAGAAGCGGAAAAGAGAGAAAAAGAGTATATAATTGTTGAGGGACTGGAGGAAAGAGGCATACTCTTTGCGGTGATGAACCGATTGAGGAAGGCCGCCTCCAGGATCGTGAGGTGA